A window of the Bacteriovorax sp. PP10 genome harbors these coding sequences:
- a CDS encoding substrate-binding periplasmic protein encodes MKKLLLLLLFHTPLYAKTITIAFMSDYQPVSFLSSTNGEVIGIEPDIIREAFSEEKNVELKFVGFSWERVQDRVKKGEADAFVSAITPERLSYAIPSKVPVFYDSYALFTYVKHPKMEELKKIKTVNDLHEYTVCEYSGSGWAKKNLVGKAKKIDYGKNVDMKVTMLAARRCDLIIDLDFLVDSLAKRYQVSESIVKLPHVLKGTAYHLLIGKKSPHKKALQNVSAKLKAMHDSGRINQIVQKWVSEFLQ; translated from the coding sequence ATGAAGAAACTATTACTTTTATTATTATTTCATACTCCACTTTACGCAAAAACTATCACGATCGCTTTTATGTCCGACTATCAACCGGTCTCATTTCTTTCGTCAACAAACGGTGAAGTCATTGGCATTGAACCCGATATTATTAGAGAAGCTTTTTCTGAAGAAAAAAACGTTGAGCTCAAATTTGTTGGTTTTTCATGGGAGAGAGTTCAAGACCGGGTAAAAAAAGGAGAAGCAGATGCCTTCGTTTCAGCGATTACTCCTGAGAGATTAAGTTATGCGATACCAAGTAAAGTGCCGGTGTTTTATGATTCGTACGCACTGTTTACCTATGTGAAACACCCCAAGATGGAAGAACTCAAAAAAATAAAAACAGTAAATGATCTTCATGAATATACAGTCTGTGAATATAGTGGAAGTGGTTGGGCCAAAAAGAATTTAGTAGGAAAGGCCAAAAAAATTGATTACGGAAAAAATGTCGATATGAAAGTAACGATGCTCGCAGCACGTAGATGTGATTTGATTATTGATTTGGATTTTTTAGTTGATTCATTGGCAAAACGGTATCAGGTTTCAGAATCTATAGTTAAATTGCCTCACGTTTTAAAAGGAACTGCCTATCATCTATTGATTGGTAAAAAGTCTCCTCACAAAAAAGCTTTGCAAAATGTGAGTGCAAAATTAAAGGCCATGCACGATTCAGGCAGAATAAATCAGATTGTTCAAAAATGGGTTTCTGAATTTCTACAGTAA